A window of Equus przewalskii isolate Varuska chromosome 18, EquPr2, whole genome shotgun sequence contains these coding sequences:
- the TNFSF10 gene encoding tumor necrosis factor ligand superfamily member 10 isoform X1, with protein sequence MARGSEGHFAAGWLAHTLSFVVWYPTIPNCLLLFKGQRTARELSFQAISLFKMQIKYSKSGIACFLKEDDSDWDPNDEESMNSPCWQVKWQLRQFVRKMILRTYEESIPTTSEKRQNIPPLVRERGLQRVAAHITGTSRRRSTVSIPRSKNEKALGQKINAWETSRKGHSFLNNLHLRNGELVIHQTGFYYIYSQTYFRFQEPEEILGTVATEENRRKNKQMVQYIYKSTDYPDPILLMKSARNSCWSKDSEYGLYSIYQGGIFELKENDRIFVSVTNEQLIDMDQEASFFGAFLIG encoded by the exons ATGGCAAGGGGCAGTGAGGGGCATTTTGCCGCAGGATGGCTAGCCCACACCTTATCCTTTGTAGTATGGTATCCTACCATACCCAACTGCTTACTTTTATTCAAAGGACAAAGGACAGCGCGTGAACTTTCATTTCAAGCTATAAGCTTATTCAAG ATGCAGATCAAATACTCCAAAAGTGGCATTGCCTGTTTCTTAAAGGAAGATGACAGCGATTGGGACCCAAATGACGAAGAGAGTATGAACAGCCCCTGCTGGCAAGTCAAGTGGCAGCTGCGTCAGTTTGTTAGAAAG ATGATTTTGAGAACCTATGAGGAATCCATTCCTACAACTTCag AAAAGCGACAAAATATTCCTCCCTTAGTAAGAGAAAGAGGTCTTCAGAGAGTAGCAGCTCACATAACTGGGACCAGTCGGAGAAGAAGCACAGTCTCAATTCCAC GCTCCAAGAATGAAAAAGCACTGGGCCAGAAAATAAACGCCTGGGAGACATCAAGAAAAGGACATTCGTTCTTGAATAATTTACACTTGAGGAATGGAGAGCTGGTTATCCATCAAACAGGGTTTTATTACATCTATTCCCAAACATACTTTCGATTTCAGGAACCTGAGGAAATTTTGGGAACAGTTGCAACagaagagaacagaaggaaaaataaacaaatggtacaaTATATTTACAAAAGCACAGACTATCCTGACCCTATACTGCTGATGAAAAGTGCTAGAAATAGTTGTTGGTCTAAAGATTCAGAATACGGACTCTATTCCATCTATCAAGGTGGAATATTTGAGCTTAaggaaaatgacagaatttttGTCTCTGTAACTAATGAGCAATTGATTGACATGGACCAAGAAGCCAGTTTCTTCGGGGCCTTTTTAATCGGCTAA
- the TNFSF10 gene encoding tumor necrosis factor ligand superfamily member 10 isoform X2 — MAMMQASGGPSPGQTCVLILIFTVLLQALCVAVTYLYFTNELKQMQIKYSKSGIACFLKEDDSDWDPNDEESMNSPCWQVKWQLRQFVRKMILRTYEESIPTTSEKRQNIPPLVRERGLQRVAAHITGTSRRRSTVSIPRSKNEKALGQKINAWETSRKGHSFLNNLHLRNGELVIHQTGFYYIYSQTYFRFQEPEEILGTVATEENRRKNKQMVQYIYKSTDYPDPILLMKSARNSCWSKDSEYGLYSIYQGGIFELKENDRIFVSVTNEQLIDMDQEASFFGAFLIG, encoded by the exons ATGGCCATGATGCAGGCATCAGGGGGTCCCAGCCCCGGGCAGACCTGCGTGCTGATCCTGATCTTCACAGTGCTCCTGCAGGCCCTCTGTGTGGCTGTGACTTATTTGTACTTCACCAACGAGCTGAAGCAG ATGCAGATCAAATACTCCAAAAGTGGCATTGCCTGTTTCTTAAAGGAAGATGACAGCGATTGGGACCCAAATGACGAAGAGAGTATGAACAGCCCCTGCTGGCAAGTCAAGTGGCAGCTGCGTCAGTTTGTTAGAAAG ATGATTTTGAGAACCTATGAGGAATCCATTCCTACAACTTCag AAAAGCGACAAAATATTCCTCCCTTAGTAAGAGAAAGAGGTCTTCAGAGAGTAGCAGCTCACATAACTGGGACCAGTCGGAGAAGAAGCACAGTCTCAATTCCAC GCTCCAAGAATGAAAAAGCACTGGGCCAGAAAATAAACGCCTGGGAGACATCAAGAAAAGGACATTCGTTCTTGAATAATTTACACTTGAGGAATGGAGAGCTGGTTATCCATCAAACAGGGTTTTATTACATCTATTCCCAAACATACTTTCGATTTCAGGAACCTGAGGAAATTTTGGGAACAGTTGCAACagaagagaacagaaggaaaaataaacaaatggtacaaTATATTTACAAAAGCACAGACTATCCTGACCCTATACTGCTGATGAAAAGTGCTAGAAATAGTTGTTGGTCTAAAGATTCAGAATACGGACTCTATTCCATCTATCAAGGTGGAATATTTGAGCTTAaggaaaatgacagaatttttGTCTCTGTAACTAATGAGCAATTGATTGACATGGACCAAGAAGCCAGTTTCTTCGGGGCCTTTTTAATCGGCTAA